A single window of Inquilinus sp. Marseille-Q2685 DNA harbors:
- a CDS encoding LysR family transcriptional regulator — MDIDDLRTFVEVADAGGVTPAARRLGVSKSMVSRRLVRLEAELSVQLLARSTRGASLTEAGATFRDHAARVVADIDAARETILPAGELRGRLRIAAPLSFGPTHFASVLAEVAKRHPELQVHASYTDRFVDLIAEGFDCAIRVGKLTDSNLIARKIGPLHAKYVATPAYIEKHGSPETPEELVKHEALMQGTETWPALDGDRVIAIRPRGRFKADNGAALVAAALAGIGVAILPVKLIQEHLDSGALVEVMPRYPVPALGIYVVRPPGLPSRKIRVLIEMLIECFGHHSEEAKTAQA; from the coding sequence GTGGACATCGATGATCTTCGGACGTTCGTCGAAGTGGCTGATGCAGGCGGGGTCACGCCCGCCGCCCGCAGGCTCGGCGTATCCAAATCGATGGTCAGCCGGCGGCTCGTCCGGCTCGAGGCGGAACTGAGCGTCCAACTTCTCGCCCGGTCGACACGCGGCGCGTCACTTACCGAAGCGGGAGCGACGTTCCGGGACCATGCCGCGCGCGTGGTCGCCGATATCGACGCCGCCAGGGAAACAATCCTCCCGGCGGGCGAGTTGCGTGGGCGCCTGCGCATCGCGGCGCCGCTGTCATTCGGGCCGACGCATTTCGCGTCCGTCCTCGCCGAGGTGGCGAAGCGCCATCCCGAGCTGCAGGTGCATGCGAGCTATACGGACCGTTTTGTCGACCTCATCGCCGAGGGGTTCGACTGCGCGATCCGAGTGGGCAAGCTGACCGACTCGAACCTGATCGCGCGGAAGATCGGCCCGCTCCATGCCAAGTACGTCGCGACGCCGGCCTACATCGAGAAGCACGGATCGCCGGAGACGCCCGAGGAACTTGTGAAGCACGAGGCGTTGATGCAGGGCACGGAGACATGGCCCGCCCTGGACGGCGACCGGGTCATCGCAATCAGGCCGCGAGGACGGTTCAAGGCCGACAACGGCGCCGCCCTCGTCGCTGCCGCGCTCGCCGGGATCGGCGTCGCAATTCTTCCCGTCAAGCTTATCCAGGAGCATCTGGACTCGGGCGCGCTGGTGGAAGTGATGCCACGGTATCCCGTTCCCGCGCTAGGCATATACGTCGTCCGCCCCCCTGGACTTCCGTCGCGCAAAATCCGGGTGCTCATCGAGATGCTGATCGAATGCTTCGGACACCACTCGGAAGAGGCGAAAACCGCGCAGGCCTGA
- a CDS encoding LysR family transcriptional regulator encodes MALFVAAVEAGSLAASARRYGRSPAAATRAVALLEQEAGETLLLRSTRKLSLTPAGDRHLAVWREVLAKLRELTPDEAGNPLQGEIVLTAPELFGRLKVMPLVETFLREHTQVSARVLTVNRVVNLVGEGVDLAVRLAPLPDSNLTAIKVGMVRTLLCASPAYLAAAGTLASLKDLDRHDCIGLNAESGGELWTFARADERGARTRSIRVRTRLSVNSAAASIDAALRGYGIIRPRSYQVAEHIAAGRLVRLLVDYEAPIPVHVVFPADRARRGVVRAFIDHVVPTLRRDLTAIEKSAPSPKAS; translated from the coding sequence ATGGCGCTGTTTGTGGCAGCGGTGGAGGCAGGTTCGCTTGCCGCCTCCGCCAGACGCTACGGGCGTTCCCCTGCGGCCGCGACCCGAGCCGTCGCGTTGCTGGAGCAGGAAGCGGGCGAGACGTTGCTATTGCGATCCACGCGCAAGCTCAGCCTAACCCCGGCCGGCGATCGCCATCTCGCTGTATGGCGAGAGGTTCTGGCTAAACTGCGGGAGCTCACGCCGGACGAGGCAGGAAACCCGCTTCAGGGAGAAATCGTGCTCACGGCGCCCGAACTGTTCGGCCGACTGAAGGTGATGCCGTTGGTCGAGACGTTCCTACGAGAGCATACTCAAGTCTCCGCCCGGGTACTGACGGTCAATCGCGTCGTTAACCTAGTCGGCGAGGGGGTGGACCTCGCGGTACGTCTTGCGCCACTGCCCGATTCCAACCTCACGGCCATTAAAGTTGGTATGGTGCGAACTTTGCTCTGCGCGTCCCCCGCCTATCTAGCCGCCGCCGGAACGCTGGCGAGTTTGAAAGACCTCGACCGCCATGACTGCATCGGCCTGAATGCGGAAAGCGGCGGAGAATTGTGGACCTTCGCCAGGGCGGACGAGCGGGGTGCCCGAACACGGTCCATTCGGGTTCGAACGCGGCTGAGCGTCAATAGCGCGGCCGCTTCCATCGACGCGGCGCTTCGCGGGTACGGCATCATCCGTCCCCGATCGTATCAGGTGGCTGAGCACATTGCAGCAGGCCGTCTCGTACGCCTGCTCGTCGACTATGAAGCACCGATTCCGGTTCATGTTGTGTTCCCTGCGGATCGCGCGCGCAGAGGTGTCGTGAGAGCCTTCATCGACCATGTCGTGCCCACTTTGAGGCGCGACCTCACGGCCATCGAGAAGAGCGCACCATCACCGAAGGCCAGCTGA
- a CDS encoding cytochrome c family protein produces the protein MRSITGVLAATLLFVSTIQPTRADGDPARGESVFKRCTACHAATIQNRVGPGLAGVIGRPAGSVVGYKYSPALAASGLTWDEATLDRFLEAPTRLVPGTRMTIALPKADDRQDVIAYLMTLASTLAAP, from the coding sequence ATGCGATCAATCACCGGCGTGCTCGCCGCCACCCTTCTGTTTGTCTCGACGATCCAGCCCACCCGAGCCGACGGCGATCCCGCAAGAGGGGAGAGCGTGTTCAAGCGATGCACCGCCTGCCACGCGGCAACGATCCAGAACCGGGTCGGGCCCGGCCTCGCCGGCGTCATCGGGCGGCCGGCCGGCTCTGTCGTCGGCTACAAATATTCGCCGGCGCTGGCAGCGAGCGGCCTCACTTGGGACGAAGCCACGCTCGACCGGTTTCTCGAGGCGCCGACCAGGCTCGTGCCCGGCACACGAATGACCATCGCCTTGCCGAAGGCTGACGATCGTCAGGACGTCATTGCATATCTGATGACACTGGCCTCGACACTTGCCGCGCCATAG
- a CDS encoding LysR family transcriptional regulator, with protein sequence MDRLKAMETFVRVVETGSLSRAAKALSLPRSSVTMTMQRLEHHLGVRLLHRSTRRLSLTEEGELYVERCRAILLDIQGAEDSLRPDGRVSGRLRVDMPPVIGRSIVLPALSSFRERYPDVDIAIGMNERLIDLVQEGVDCVIRTGMLPDSSLITRRVGSYRWVVCASPDYLERHGEPQDVAALAGHVLLGYSSAHNGRPDKWVMTEGDVSHAIEPRGGLVVDETFALLDLALEGFGLARLSDFITADDTAKGRLREVLAHCRSDHVPISLLFPPSRQASPPVRAFIDWATAVFASRGL encoded by the coding sequence ATGGATCGGCTGAAGGCGATGGAGACATTCGTCCGCGTGGTGGAGACCGGAAGCCTCTCCAGGGCGGCGAAGGCGCTCAGCCTGCCTCGCTCCTCCGTCACCATGACGATGCAGCGCCTGGAGCATCATCTGGGCGTGCGGCTTCTGCATCGCAGCACGCGGCGGCTTAGCCTGACAGAGGAAGGAGAACTCTATGTCGAGCGCTGCCGTGCCATTCTGCTCGATATACAGGGTGCGGAAGACAGCCTGCGTCCGGACGGGCGCGTCAGTGGGCGTCTGCGAGTCGACATGCCGCCGGTTATCGGTCGCTCGATTGTCCTGCCGGCGTTGAGTTCGTTCCGCGAGCGCTATCCCGATGTCGACATCGCGATCGGCATGAATGAGCGACTGATCGACCTCGTCCAGGAAGGCGTCGACTGCGTCATCCGCACCGGAATGCTTCCCGATTCCAGCCTGATCACCCGGCGCGTCGGCAGCTATCGCTGGGTGGTGTGCGCCTCGCCCGACTACCTGGAACGCCATGGCGAGCCGCAGGACGTTGCGGCGCTTGCCGGACACGTGCTGCTGGGCTATTCCTCGGCGCATAATGGCCGTCCCGACAAGTGGGTGATGACCGAAGGCGACGTCTCCCACGCAATCGAGCCGCGTGGAGGCTTGGTGGTCGACGAGACCTTCGCGCTGCTGGATCTCGCCCTAGAAGGTTTCGGGCTGGCCCGCCTGTCGGATTTCATCACGGCCGACGATACCGCCAAAGGGCGTTTGCGCGAGGTGCTCGCCCATTGCCGCTCCGACCATGTGCCGATCTCCCTGCTCTTTCCACCGTCGCGGCAGGCTTCACCTCCCGTCCGGGCATTCATCGACTGGGCGACGGCGGTGTTTGCCAGCCGCGGCTTATGA
- a CDS encoding aldehyde dehydrogenase family protein — translation MTMVPDSAASRKAFNWIDGSQRREGLSKVSIDPATYDVIGHYPDQGLEAARSAVTAASKAFRETMWAHDHELRARVLEQLARAFERNRDKLIEILSLENGKVKGEAAFELDMVPSKLRYSAATALVEGGRAMTPKPGSISLILRQPMGVAAVIAPWNSPVILTIRSLAPALAAGCTTIIKLPGQVAQTASVMAEVMAEAEDLPNGVINLFFESGPEGSAYLVDSPEVPVVSFTGSTRTGRAISSTGARYLKRFGMELGGKTPMIVFDDADLDAALPILEKALTVFGGQFCMTGSRLLVQDGKYEAVRDGVAERLRNVKVGPAADPSSDMGPLIDRANVERVDRVVEVAIAAGAKVVERGGPIKVGSLANGAFFRPALLEVSDNSLTIIQEETFGPVLTIQRFSDEADAIQLANDNEYGLSASVWTRDVDRSLRVAQALEAGSVWINDWAKVYDSTEEGGFKQSGLGRLNGLAALEDFIERKHIALRPGLTQR, via the coding sequence ATGACGATGGTGCCTGACAGCGCGGCAAGCCGCAAAGCTTTCAACTGGATCGACGGCTCTCAGCGCCGCGAGGGCCTGTCCAAAGTCTCAATCGACCCCGCGACATATGATGTCATTGGACACTATCCGGACCAGGGCTTGGAGGCGGCGAGATCGGCAGTGACGGCAGCCTCCAAAGCCTTCCGTGAAACCATGTGGGCGCATGATCACGAATTGCGAGCTCGCGTGCTCGAGCAACTAGCGCGCGCCTTCGAGCGCAATCGAGACAAACTAATTGAAATTTTGTCGTTGGAGAACGGCAAGGTGAAGGGCGAGGCCGCGTTCGAATTGGACATGGTTCCGAGCAAACTTCGCTACTCGGCTGCGACTGCTCTGGTCGAAGGCGGGAGGGCAATGACACCAAAGCCTGGCAGCATCTCCTTGATCCTTCGGCAACCGATGGGGGTCGCGGCGGTCATCGCACCTTGGAACTCTCCGGTAATTCTGACGATCCGATCGCTTGCCCCCGCGCTTGCTGCCGGTTGCACCACGATCATCAAGCTTCCAGGGCAAGTGGCGCAGACGGCGAGCGTCATGGCGGAGGTCATGGCCGAAGCAGAAGACCTGCCCAACGGCGTGATTAATCTCTTTTTTGAAAGCGGCCCGGAAGGCTCTGCGTATCTCGTGGACTCACCGGAGGTGCCGGTTGTCAGTTTCACCGGCTCAACCCGTACCGGCCGCGCCATCAGCAGCACCGGCGCGAGGTATCTCAAGCGCTTCGGAATGGAGCTCGGCGGTAAGACGCCAATGATCGTCTTTGACGACGCAGATCTCGATGCCGCCTTGCCAATTCTGGAAAAGGCGCTGACCGTGTTCGGTGGCCAGTTCTGCATGACGGGATCTCGATTGCTCGTGCAGGATGGAAAATATGAGGCCGTTCGTGACGGCGTGGCTGAGCGGTTACGCAATGTCAAGGTCGGCCCAGCCGCAGATCCCTCCAGCGACATGGGGCCTTTGATCGATCGGGCTAACGTCGAGCGAGTCGATCGTGTCGTCGAGGTTGCGATCGCAGCCGGAGCCAAGGTGGTCGAACGTGGCGGTCCCATCAAAGTCGGCTCGCTTGCAAATGGAGCCTTCTTTCGTCCAGCCCTTCTGGAAGTCTCTGACAATAGTCTCACCATCATCCAAGAGGAGACCTTTGGTCCGGTGCTGACGATCCAGCGATTTTCTGATGAGGCGGACGCGATTCAACTCGCCAATGACAATGAGTACGGATTATCGGCTAGCGTTTGGACTCGCGATGTAGATAGATCGTTGCGCGTCGCGCAGGCGCTTGAAGCTGGCTCGGTGTGGATCAATGACTGGGCGAAGGTCTACGACAGTACCGAGGAAGGCGGATTCAAGCAGTCCGGCCTTGGCCGTCTGAATGGCTTGGCGGCTCTGGAGGATTTCATCGAGCGCAAGCACATCGCGCTCAGGCCGGGCCTGACGCAACGCTGA
- a CDS encoding nuclear transport factor 2 family protein: MATRAHALAQKSSTAEPASTASPLAVLRSILSNPTDLDFVKQFTTDDFIYVSLNYENAELKQIMPWAGTNEGAEGLVRTFIDVNRYWKVDDFQIQDSFENKDGAAIFGFFTYTSNILGNTVTSPFAVLARGENGKLSYVQFMEDTFATVRSFRESGEYLIKASPDGSETSI, from the coding sequence ATGGCCACTCGTGCGCACGCTCTTGCCCAGAAGTCGTCTACAGCCGAACCCGCATCGACGGCATCGCCTCTGGCGGTACTGCGGTCGATCTTGTCGAACCCGACCGATCTGGATTTCGTCAAACAATTTACGACTGATGATTTCATATATGTATCGCTCAACTATGAGAACGCAGAGTTGAAGCAGATCATGCCTTGGGCCGGAACCAACGAAGGAGCCGAAGGACTGGTTCGGACCTTTATCGACGTCAACCGTTATTGGAAGGTAGACGACTTCCAAATTCAAGACAGCTTTGAAAATAAGGATGGCGCGGCAATCTTCGGATTCTTTACTTATACATCAAACATCTTGGGCAATACGGTGACATCACCCTTCGCGGTTCTGGCGCGCGGCGAGAACGGCAAGCTGTCATACGTGCAGTTTATGGAAGATACTTTTGCAACCGTCCGCAGTTTTAGAGAAAGCGGCGAGTATCTGATCAAAGCAAGTCCAGACGGATCGGAAACCAGCATCTGA
- a CDS encoding SgcJ/EcaC family oxidoreductase, with amino-acid sequence MKRLSKTTGQLAGVADAQAEIEDALQTYETALNGSDVDTVSTVFTADGVFMAPNSPSAVGTDAIRAAYNGIFQAIAFETELTVAEIVQLASDWAFVRTNSSGFVTVHSIKQRVPDANHELFVFKKGDDDQWKIARYSFASTLPPPR; translated from the coding sequence ATGAAAAGGCTCTCGAAAACGACAGGGCAGCTCGCAGGCGTTGCTGATGCGCAAGCTGAGATCGAAGACGCACTGCAAACATACGAGACTGCGCTGAACGGCTCGGATGTCGACACGGTGTCAACCGTGTTCACGGCGGACGGCGTCTTCATGGCCCCGAACAGCCCCTCGGCGGTTGGAACCGATGCCATCCGGGCCGCCTACAACGGCATATTCCAGGCCATCGCCTTCGAGACCGAACTGACGGTGGCGGAGATCGTGCAGCTCGCGTCGGACTGGGCGTTCGTGCGCACAAACTCGAGTGGATTCGTGACTGTACATTCCATCAAGCAGCGCGTGCCCGACGCGAACCACGAACTGTTCGTCTTCAAGAAGGGCGATGACGACCAGTGGAAGATAGCCCGTTACTCCTTTGCGTCGACGCTCCCGCCGCCTCGGTGA
- a CDS encoding LysR family transcriptional regulator: MSAILSIESLSALVAFSVAVETGSFAAAGRRLGLSASAVGKAVERLESRLGLRLLNRTTRSLAVTGEGDVLYRYVARILKDLQDAEQELHLLQKAPRGRLKISVPTVLGRKVIMPALRDFQTRFPDVTTDVSLDDVKVDIIEGGYDVVLRLGELDDSTLRARRIGPHTFITCASPEYLAQHGIPQSPAELHEHCCIQYRFPTTGRPEIWAFKNSHQTKPIKPAIILNDGEALASAALGGLGIIQAPSYLVREDIAAGRLQTVLADYTDERGSVSLVWPPKSARLPKVRAFIDFIAERVFEKLY; encoded by the coding sequence ATGTCGGCAATCCTTTCAATTGAGTCCCTCAGCGCTCTCGTCGCCTTTTCGGTGGCCGTGGAGACCGGAAGTTTTGCGGCCGCAGGGAGAAGGCTTGGGCTATCCGCATCAGCCGTTGGCAAAGCGGTGGAGCGGCTTGAATCGCGTCTAGGTCTGCGATTACTGAACCGTACAACCCGATCGCTAGCCGTGACCGGCGAAGGCGACGTCCTGTATCGATATGTCGCGCGAATTTTGAAAGATCTACAAGATGCAGAGCAAGAGCTTCATCTTCTCCAGAAAGCACCGCGAGGTCGCCTCAAGATAAGCGTGCCTACGGTGTTAGGACGCAAAGTCATTATGCCTGCACTTCGCGATTTTCAGACGCGCTTTCCTGACGTGACGACCGACGTCAGCCTCGATGACGTAAAGGTCGATATCATCGAAGGTGGATATGACGTGGTGCTACGACTTGGTGAACTGGACGATTCGACGCTGCGCGCGCGAAGGATCGGGCCGCACACGTTCATCACGTGCGCCTCGCCTGAATATCTTGCTCAGCACGGGATCCCTCAAAGTCCAGCAGAGCTCCATGAGCATTGTTGTATACAATATCGTTTTCCTACGACCGGTCGGCCTGAGATATGGGCGTTTAAGAATTCACACCAGACGAAGCCGATCAAGCCTGCCATCATTTTGAACGATGGCGAGGCACTCGCATCCGCTGCACTTGGTGGGTTGGGGATTATTCAGGCGCCAAGCTATCTCGTAAGAGAGGACATCGCGGCGGGGCGTCTTCAGACCGTCCTTGCGGATTACACGGACGAACGCGGCAGTGTTTCGCTTGTTTGGCCTCCAAAGTCGGCGCGGCTTCCGAAAGTTCGTGCATTCATCGACTTTATCGCTGAGCGAGTCTTCGAGAAATTATACTGA
- a CDS encoding hydrolase, translating to MTFRNGLDSLLRPEDSVLVLIDHQPYQLANVNSHDPQAVVNNTVALAKMAKAFKVPTILTSVIAGRGGLLFKQLTDLFPDQKVIDRTFINTWEDKPTVDAVKATGRKQLIIAGLWTEVCVAMPAIHAAGEGWDVTVVTDACGGASVEAHQVAIQRMIAGGVNMMTWMAVGSEWQRDWARLDTAALLPDILVDHCGGAGMAYLWEQQLLNTPVGQAG from the coding sequence ATGACCTTCCGCAACGGCCTTGACTCGCTCCTTCGACCCGAGGACTCGGTGCTCGTCCTGATTGATCACCAGCCCTATCAGCTCGCGAACGTGAATAGCCACGACCCGCAGGCGGTGGTGAACAACACAGTGGCGCTTGCGAAGATGGCCAAGGCCTTCAAGGTCCCCACGATCCTCACCAGCGTCATCGCGGGTCGTGGCGGCTTGCTTTTCAAGCAGCTGACTGACCTTTTCCCCGATCAGAAGGTCATCGACCGCACCTTCATCAACACCTGGGAGGACAAGCCGACTGTCGATGCGGTCAAGGCGACCGGCCGCAAGCAGCTGATCATCGCCGGTCTGTGGACTGAGGTCTGCGTCGCGATGCCGGCGATCCATGCGGCCGGCGAAGGCTGGGACGTGACGGTGGTCACCGACGCCTGCGGTGGCGCGTCAGTCGAGGCGCACCAGGTTGCGATCCAGCGCATGATCGCGGGCGGCGTGAACATGATGACGTGGATGGCGGTGGGTTCGGAGTGGCAGCGCGACTGGGCGCGCCTCGACACGGCCGCGCTTCTGCCGGACATCCTGGTCGACCACTGTGGTGGCGCGGGTATGGCCTATCTGTGGGAGCAGCAGCTGCTCAACACTCCAGTCGGCCAGGCAGGCTGA
- a CDS encoding alpha/beta fold hydrolase — MSQRIEVFSRRSTLAMIAAGTMATVLPLPTPAAARPKLKGNPMSSVHYCKQQVGDVEVFYREAGPADAPVILLLHGFPTASHMFRDLIPQLADRFRVIAPDLPGFGQTKTPPRGEFTYSFDALANVIGGFVDAIGLQHYALYIFDYGAPTGLRLAMARPERVTAIISQNGNAYLEGFSDEWGPWEAYWRDPTPENREACRPSLAPDTIRNWQYGTGADPALLSPDGYELDIAYMARPGAEEIQLDLILDYRSNVALYPDFQAYFRTHRPPVLAVWGRHDPAFLPAGALAYKRDLPDAEVHLLDTGHFALETHYREIASYIRDFLGRKLG; from the coding sequence ATGAGCCAAAGAATCGAGGTTTTCTCGCGCCGCTCGACACTGGCGATGATTGCTGCGGGCACGATGGCGACGGTTTTGCCTCTGCCGACACCGGCGGCGGCCCGTCCAAAGCTCAAGGGGAATCCAATGTCTTCCGTTCACTACTGCAAACAGCAGGTCGGCGATGTCGAGGTCTTCTACCGAGAGGCGGGGCCGGCTGATGCGCCCGTCATCCTGCTGCTTCACGGGTTTCCGACAGCCAGCCACATGTTCCGCGATCTCATTCCCCAGCTTGCGGACCGCTTCCGTGTCATTGCGCCTGACCTGCCCGGCTTCGGGCAGACAAAGACGCCGCCGCGCGGCGAGTTCACCTACAGCTTCGATGCGCTGGCCAATGTCATCGGCGGCTTCGTCGACGCGATCGGATTGCAACACTATGCACTCTACATCTTCGATTATGGCGCACCAACGGGGCTGCGGCTTGCGATGGCGCGGCCCGAGCGGGTCACCGCAATCATCTCACAAAACGGCAATGCCTATCTTGAAGGCTTCAGCGACGAATGGGGGCCGTGGGAGGCCTATTGGCGCGACCCGACGCCCGAAAATCGCGAGGCCTGTCGCCCATCGCTGGCGCCCGACACAATCCGCAACTGGCAATATGGCACCGGCGCTGATCCTGCCCTGCTCTCGCCCGATGGCTATGAGCTGGACATCGCCTATATGGCGCGACCCGGTGCTGAGGAAATCCAGCTCGACCTGATCCTCGACTATCGCAGCAATGTCGCGCTCTATCCTGATTTTCAGGCCTATTTTCGAACGCATCGTCCGCCGGTGCTAGCGGTCTGGGGCCGCCATGATCCCGCGTTTCTTCCGGCCGGCGCGTTGGCCTACAAGCGCGATCTGCCGGACGCGGAGGTCCATCTGCTAGATACGGGGCACTTTGCACTCGAGACCCATTATCGAGAGATCGCCAGCTATATCCGCGATTTCCTTGGCCGCAAGCTGGGCTAG
- a CDS encoding RidA family protein — protein sequence MSTREPIFPAQRHALYDEHRYSAAIRSGDLLFVSGQVGSREDGSPEPVFEKQVRRAFANLRSVLAAAGCTLDDVVDVTTFHTDPEVQFKTAMKVRSAEIGDPPFPNWTAVGVTWLAGFDFEIKVIARIPSQP from the coding sequence ATGTCTACACGTGAGCCGATCTTCCCGGCCCAGCGCCACGCCCTCTATGACGAGCATCGCTACTCGGCGGCGATCAGGTCCGGCGACCTGCTGTTCGTGTCCGGGCAGGTTGGGAGTCGCGAAGACGGCTCGCCCGAACCGGTGTTCGAGAAACAAGTCCGGCGTGCCTTCGCTAATCTCAGGTCTGTTCTGGCAGCGGCCGGTTGCACGCTCGATGACGTGGTCGACGTGACCACCTTCCACACCGATCCCGAAGTGCAGTTCAAAACGGCTATGAAGGTCCGATCTGCCGAGATCGGCGATCCGCCTTTCCCGAACTGGACGGCGGTCGGCGTGACATGGCTGGCCGGCTTCGATTTTGAGATCAAGGTGATTGCCCGCATTCCAAGTCAGCCTTGA
- a CDS encoding SDR family NAD(P)-dependent oxidoreductase, which produces MIDLNGRRALVAGGSRGIGAAIALALAENGADVAFTYQNSAEKAQAVAASIEATGRRAVAIQADSADPEAITRAVDKAVTELGGIDILINSAGIGYYGPLAELDLGEYQKLMDVNVRAPMLFAKAVIPHLRAGGRIVTIGSGLAERVPFPGVTAYAVSKAALTSFTRGLSRELGPSGITVNLVQPGSTDTDANPADGDAADFQRGMTSLGRYAEPREIANAVVFLASPAASVITGTILNADAGALA; this is translated from the coding sequence ATGATCGATCTGAATGGAAGGCGGGCCCTCGTGGCCGGTGGATCACGGGGAATCGGTGCCGCGATCGCGCTGGCGCTTGCCGAGAACGGCGCCGACGTCGCGTTCACCTATCAGAACTCCGCCGAGAAGGCCCAGGCGGTAGCTGCGTCGATCGAGGCGACCGGACGTCGTGCCGTCGCCATCCAGGCCGACAGCGCCGATCCCGAGGCGATCACGCGCGCCGTGGACAAGGCGGTGACCGAGCTTGGCGGCATCGACATCCTCATCAACAGCGCGGGGATCGGCTACTATGGGCCGCTCGCCGAGTTGGACCTCGGCGAGTACCAGAAGCTGATGGACGTAAACGTTCGCGCGCCGATGCTGTTCGCCAAGGCTGTCATCCCGCACCTTCGCGCAGGGGGCCGCATCGTCACCATCGGCTCCGGTCTCGCCGAGCGCGTTCCGTTTCCGGGCGTGACGGCCTACGCCGTCTCGAAGGCGGCGCTGACCTCGTTCACCCGCGGCCTGTCGCGTGAGCTCGGGCCGAGCGGCATCACTGTCAACCTGGTGCAGCCCGGCTCGACCGACACCGATGCGAACCCCGCGGACGGCGACGCGGCCGACTTCCAGCGGGGCATGACGTCGCTGGGGCGCTACGCCGAGCCGCGCGAGATCGCCAATGCGGTCGTTTTCCTGGCGAGCCCGGCCGCGAGCGTGATCACCGGCACGATCCTCAACGCCGACGCCGGCGCGCTCGCCTAG